The sequence ATTTTAGGCGCTTTAACCATTGGCTGGCGTACATACCGGACGGCTTTGGCGAATCCGGCAACTAGTTTGCGGACTGAATAGGATGGAGGAGGTTGGGCAATTTGCCAATGAAATACACAACCGTACTTTTCGGAATTCTGCTCTGGTTTGCAACTGAGCAGATACAAGCCCAGCCGGGCCTGAGGGGTGAGTATTATAACGGCACCAACTTCGACCGGAAAGTCGGAACACGGATAGATCCAGCCATTCGGTTCAATTGGCGAGATCGTACTCCGGCAAGGGGCGTCGACAAATCCTATTATTCCATTCGCTGGACGGGCAAACTGCTGGCTCCGACCACCGGACAATACGGATTTTATGCGAAAGTAGATGATGGCATTCGGGTTTGGGTAGGCAATAAGAAAGTAATCGATTCCTGGCAACTAAATGACTCCAAAAGCTTTACAGGTACCGTAATTCTACAGGCTGGTCAATACTATGATTTGCGAGTCGATTATTTTAATGCCATGCTTGAGGGTGAAATTGAGCTTTACTGGCAAAAGCCCGACGCAAAAAAACTAGTTTCGGACCGATTCAATACCCCCAGCGAGCCGATAACAGCAGAATATTTCTTTCAAAAAAAGCCAGTAGCCATTGCCGCGCCCAAGCCGGTTCCGGTGTCGCCTAAAGCATCGCCGGTTCAGACTCCGAAACAAACAGTTACCACGCCTGGCAGAATTGCCAAATTGGCTCCCAGGCCAGTTCGTCCGTCGGTTGTAAAGCCAGGAGCGGGACCTAAGCCCGTATCAACTACTAAAGCGTCAACGAACTCACCAGCACCCGAGCGGTCAGTTGAGCCAGAATTGAAACTGACAATTGGTGAAACAGTCGTGTTGCGTACAGTTCAGTTTGAGCAGAGCAGTTATACCTTATTACCTGAATCGACAGCCGAGTTGAATCGATTGGTGCAGGCTCTGAAAACAAATCCGAACTGGATGATTGACATAGAAGGGCATACCGACAATGTCGGTGATCCCCGTTTGAATCTGGCACTTTCTGAAAACCGCGCTAAAGTTGTTGCCAGCTATCTGAGTCGGCGGGGCATACATGACAATCGTATTGAGACAAAAGGCTATGGTGGAACACAACCCATTGCTGACAACACGACCGAAACAGAGCGGGTCAAGAATCGACGTGTAGCCATCAAAATCCACTAAAAATGGCAATGCCGTGGAGCCAGTTATTCTCAACTGACTCCACGGCATTACTACACTCGTAGGCTACTTATAAATAGCCGGAGCGTCGAACGTTGGCGGCACCGGCTTAGGTGTACTTGGGTTGGAATTGATCTCATTTTGCGGATAAATGAACCGCCACGGGAGCGCCGTACCCGTGTTGGGTGTCAGCTTGATCCCATACGCTTCGGTGCGGGTCCGGCGCTCGTCGTTCCAGCCCAGGTGCTGGCCATAGAACGAAACGTAGCGTTCCTGCAAAATTTCCCGAAGCAGTGCATTGTCGGCCGTGATGCCATCGGCATTTTCAATACCACCAGCCGCAAAGTCTGCCGCTACGTACGGTTCATATTTGTAGGCTCCGGCTGTGAGATAGGTCGTGGTGATATACCCACCCGTATTCAGAAAAGCCCGGTACGCATTCAGGTGCCCCAAAGCAGTCGTAAATCCTTTTCCCGAACGTAAGGCCATTTCGGCCAGTGTCAGAATGTTTTCCTGGTACGTTACGAGCGGAAAACTGGCGCTCTGAGCAAAGAAACCAGCGGCTGCCGTTGTATTGGGCTCAATTTTGCCAGGGCTGTTGATGCCGTTCTCTAAATAATAGAACTTGAACCGAGCCGTCTCAATGGTTTTCGCATTGCCTCTATACCGTGCATTGGTCGGATTCAGTAAACTGACGTTATAAGCGCCAACCGCGTTAATGTCGCCGGTTCGTGAACTGGCCAGAAACGAGAAGTACGCATTTTGGTTCACATTGGTGGTTGTACCGTGAGGTGCATACAGCGAATTGGCATAGGCACTAACCCCCGTTTGAGCGGCCGTATAAGCCGCATCATACTGTTTCGTATCGGTCAGCAATCGGGCTTTCAGCGTGTAGGCAACCTGCGTCCATTTCGTGGCATCGCCCGCAAAGTGAATATCTTCAGTACTAACCGTGCCTACTCCTGATTTCAGATCCGTAATAGCATCGTCGAGCAGCGCCAGTAATTTGGTGTATACCGTTGCCTGTGGTTCAAAGGCGGGATTCGGGAATTTGGTAATGTCGCCCGCCTGATCAAACGGAATATCACCCCAAAGTTCGGTACCCGTTGCCAGCGCATTGGCCCGCAAAATTTTGGCAATGGCCGCCATTTTCCGGTTTCCAAGCGCCGTTGCCTGATTGATGGTCAGGAGCGCATTGGCATTTGTTCCGGTGAAAACCAGATTCCAGTCACCATCATAGACGCCCGCCGATACGTTGTAGTTGTGGTAATCCAGCCATTGCCGGTCGGCACCAGAAGCGTACCCATCCCAGATGGTTGTCAGTCGACTGGCCATCCCTTCCTGGGTAGCCATGTTCGCAATCTCAGTGCCGGTCAGCAACAGGCTGGCCGTTGAGTTGGTCGGGTTGTTTGGATCTACGTTCAGATTCTCAACAATAGACGAGCAGGAGAAAAGCTGTAGACCAAACAATATCGAAAAAATGGATTTATAGGCTCGATTCATGATAGATACTTCTTCGTGAGAATTAGTAATTGATTTTTATACTGACCAGCAGTGATTTGGTATTGGGGCTATTGAAATAATCCTGCCCCCGCGAGTTGCTGGCTCCGTTAAGCGCCGTTTCCGGATCAACACCGACCATTTTCGTCCACAGAACGGGATTGCGGCCCGTAACGGTCACGTCAATCGATTGCAGACGGCTCTTCTGACGGAACTTTGGCGAACTGATCGAATAGCCCAGCGATACTTCGCGTAATCGGGTCCAGCTGGCATCCGTAATGAACTGCTCGACCAA comes from Spirosoma aureum and encodes:
- a CDS encoding OmpA family protein; translation: MKYTTVLFGILLWFATEQIQAQPGLRGEYYNGTNFDRKVGTRIDPAIRFNWRDRTPARGVDKSYYSIRWTGKLLAPTTGQYGFYAKVDDGIRVWVGNKKVIDSWQLNDSKSFTGTVILQAGQYYDLRVDYFNAMLEGEIELYWQKPDAKKLVSDRFNTPSEPITAEYFFQKKPVAIAAPKPVPVSPKASPVQTPKQTVTTPGRIAKLAPRPVRPSVVKPGAGPKPVSTTKASTNSPAPERSVEPELKLTIGETVVLRTVQFEQSSYTLLPESTAELNRLVQALKTNPNWMIDIEGHTDNVGDPRLNLALSENRAKVVASYLSRRGIHDNRIETKGYGGTQPIADNTTETERVKNRRVAIKIH
- a CDS encoding SusD/RagB family nutrient-binding outer membrane lipoprotein: MNRAYKSIFSILFGLQLFSCSSIVENLNVDPNNPTNSTASLLLTGTEIANMATQEGMASRLTTIWDGYASGADRQWLDYHNYNVSAGVYDGDWNLVFTGTNANALLTINQATALGNRKMAAIAKILRANALATGTELWGDIPFDQAGDITKFPNPAFEPQATVYTKLLALLDDAITDLKSGVGTVSTEDIHFAGDATKWTQVAYTLKARLLTDTKQYDAAYTAAQTGVSAYANSLYAPHGTTTNVNQNAYFSFLASSRTGDINAVGAYNVSLLNPTNARYRGNAKTIETARFKFYYLENGINSPGKIEPNTTAAAGFFAQSASFPLVTYQENILTLAEMALRSGKGFTTALGHLNAYRAFLNTGGYITTTYLTAGAYKYEPYVAADFAAGGIENADGITADNALLREILQERYVSFYGQHLGWNDERRTRTEAYGIKLTPNTGTALPWRFIYPQNEINSNPSTPKPVPPTFDAPAIYK